A section of the Flavobacterium ardleyense genome encodes:
- the rpsL gene encoding 30S ribosomal protein S12 gives MPTIQQLVRTGRTQMTKKSKSVALDSCPQRRGVCTRVYTTTPKKPNSAMRKVARVRLTNGNEVNAYIPGEGHNLQEHSIVLVRGGRVKDLPGVRYHIVRGALDTSGVAGRTQRRSKYGAKRPKEAKK, from the coding sequence ATGCCAACAATTCAACAATTAGTAAGAACCGGAAGAACTCAGATGACTAAGAAGAGTAAATCGGTTGCTCTAGATTCTTGTCCTCAAAGAAGAGGTGTTTGTACGCGTGTTTACACTACTACACCAAAGAAACCAAACTCTGCAATGCGTAAAGTAGCGCGTGTACGTTTGACAAATGGTAATGAAGTGAACGCTTACATCCCAGGAGAAGGACACAATCTACAAGAGCACTCGATAGTATTAGTTAGGGGTGGAAGAGTAAAAGATTTACCAGGAGTTAGATACCACATTGTGCGTGGTGCACTTGATACATCAGGTGTAGCAGGAAGAACACAAAGAAGATCTAAGTATGGTGCTAAGCGCCCAAAAGAAGCGAAAAAGTAA
- the rlmB gene encoding 23S rRNA (guanosine(2251)-2'-O)-methyltransferase RlmB, translating into MENEQQIFGIRAIIEAIQAGKEVDRVFIQKEASGELMKDLMKVMKRNDINFTYVPVEKLNRLTHNNHQGAVATISPVGFYDLETLVAQTLETNKAPLFLILDQLSDARNFGAIIRTAECTGVSGIIVQKQGSAPVNGDTVKTSAGAVFNVPICKVAHIKDAIFFLQGSGIKTIAATEKTETSLYELDLTQPLAIVMGSEDRGVNPSVLKVIDEKAKLPMFGSIGSLNVSVAAGAFLYEAVRQRQ; encoded by the coding sequence ATGGAAAATGAACAACAAATATTTGGGATAAGAGCTATTATCGAAGCGATACAAGCTGGTAAGGAAGTCGATAGAGTGTTTATTCAAAAGGAAGCATCGGGCGAATTGATGAAAGACCTGATGAAAGTTATGAAACGCAATGATATCAACTTTACTTATGTCCCAGTTGAAAAACTAAATAGACTTACCCACAACAACCATCAAGGTGCTGTCGCGACAATATCTCCAGTAGGATTTTATGATTTAGAAACCTTGGTCGCTCAAACTTTAGAAACAAATAAAGCTCCATTATTTTTGATTTTAGATCAACTTTCTGATGCACGGAATTTTGGCGCAATTATTAGAACTGCCGAATGTACGGGCGTTTCTGGAATCATTGTTCAAAAACAAGGTTCTGCTCCCGTAAATGGAGATACGGTAAAAACATCAGCAGGAGCTGTATTTAATGTGCCAATTTGTAAGGTTGCGCACATTAAAGATGCCATCTTCTTCTTGCAAGGATCAGGAATCAAAACGATTGCTGCTACCGAGAAAACCGAAACCTCTTTGTACGAGTTAGACTTGACTCAGCCTCTTGCTATAGTAATGGGATCTGAAGACAGAGGAGTTAATCCTTCAGTGCTAAAAGTTATAGACGAGAAAGCAAAGCTACCAATGTTTGGTAGTATAGGGTCGTTAAATGTATCAGTTGCGGCCGGAGCATTTCTATACGAAGCTGTCAGACAAAGACAATAG
- a CDS encoding rhomboid family intramembrane serine protease, whose product MNDTDFKFSSKVILIPFLCVLLLWIVFWVEVRFKINLTQYGIYPRDLVGLRGVTFSPFLHGNIEHLYNNSIPLFILTMSLYYFYDNVATKILFYGVLVSGILTWTIGRSNIHIGASSLIYVLVAFIFFKGILTKYFRLVALSLSVIMIYGGMIWYVFPDMDAEKNISWEGHLSGLITGIVFALFFKTPQFEKVIKYEWEHPDFDAENDPFMQRFDENGNFVPTPKPEVIPEDLQNVGNISTTQQDINFVYIYHKSEVEK is encoded by the coding sequence ATGAACGATACAGATTTTAAATTTTCTTCCAAGGTAATCCTCATCCCTTTCTTATGTGTACTTCTACTGTGGATTGTATTTTGGGTGGAGGTGAGATTCAAAATTAATTTAACGCAATACGGAATTTATCCACGCGATTTAGTTGGACTTAGAGGTGTGACCTTCAGCCCATTTTTACACGGAAATATAGAACACCTTTATAATAATAGTATTCCGCTATTTATCTTAACAATGTCGCTGTATTATTTCTACGACAACGTGGCAACTAAAATTTTGTTCTACGGAGTTCTGGTTTCAGGAATTTTAACATGGACTATTGGACGAAGTAACATTCATATTGGCGCGAGTAGTCTTATCTATGTACTGGTGGCATTTATATTCTTTAAGGGGATACTGACAAAGTATTTTCGACTTGTCGCCTTGTCACTCTCGGTGATTATGATATATGGGGGCATGATTTGGTATGTTTTTCCGGATATGGATGCTGAGAAAAACATTTCTTGGGAAGGTCACTTGTCTGGACTGATCACAGGAATAGTATTCGCGCTATTTTTCAAAACTCCGCAATTTGAAAAAGTCATTAAGTACGAGTGGGAGCATCCAGATTTTGATGCTGAGAATGATCCATTCATGCAGCGGTTTGATGAGAATGGGAATTTTGTTCCGACACCGAAGCCAGAAGTTATTCCTGAAGATCTTCAGAATGTTGGAAATATTTCTACTACTCAGCAAGATATCAACTTTGTCTATATCTATCACAAGAGTGAAGTGGAAAAATAA
- a CDS encoding dodecin family protein gives MAVLKVIEVLASSKISWEDASKEAVKHAAKTVKNLRSVYVKEQSMTIDNGNIVDYRVTLKLSFELE, from the coding sequence ATGGCAGTTTTAAAAGTTATTGAGGTTTTAGCAAGTTCTAAAATAAGTTGGGAAGATGCATCGAAAGAAGCCGTTAAGCACGCTGCGAAAACGGTGAAGAATTTGAGATCAGTTTATGTAAAAGAGCAAAGTATGACGATTGATAATGGTAATATTGTTGATTATAGAGTCACACTAAAGTTAAGTTTTGAGTTGGAGTAA
- a CDS encoding SusC/RagA family TonB-linked outer membrane protein encodes MKPRLKILAAFFAMLFVQLSFAQSITVSGKVVDGDNLPLPGVGVVIKGTTTGVNSDIDGNFRIDAMPTQTLQFSYIGMASKEVLARNASTTIKMVDDAIALEGVVVTALGITRDKKSLGYSAQKVSAEEVNAVPTDNFLNNLSGKVAGLEIRANSNFGGSTNIVLRGSKSITGNNQALMVVDGVPVSNANLNTAGAANSRGGYDFGNSASDIDPNNIESVTVLKGAAATALYGSAASNGAIMITTKKGKLNSGLGISFSSTTSVGKYDKDTFIKYQKQYGANGYSGANDSFYPADVNGDGIDDLIVDMTADSSFGNAFDPSLMVYQWNAFAPGNANFGKPTPWVAGANDPGHFFQDSFSVVNNINFSGGDDKGTFNFGYTNNNSSGILPNSTLNKNNISGNFSRKLSDKWDITAFTTFTDQSTVGRNSVGYGDNIIGNFRQWWQTNVDMEELKQEYFRNKQNVSWNMSDPLSGDFSPAYWNNPYFDRYENYQSDEHTRLLLGANLTYKITDNLNILGRVTVDNSNDRQEYRKAIGSHPEEFGINAIDESSGYRLYTRSFLQTTYDMIANYDFTVGDFGGKALVGGTFIKSKLDSFEGNTTGGLIAPGLYTLSNSKVFVAPDESEVNYEKQGFYGQLSLDYLKTFYLEGTYRVDGTTALSINNNSYPYYSVGASVILSEYIKQDWLSNLKLRASYAEVGNDPNARRLGAKINNGLLGDNLLFGNSSVYVDFENLKPENQIATEFGLEASLFRNRLVFDASIYKSSTQDQIFNVPQSTSTGFSFSQINAGELENKGVEVSISGSPIKTADFEWMIRANWSQNKNVVKSLNAGRDNLQLASFQGGMSLNAYVGEPYGTFLGSDYSYDDNGNKLVDEDGLYIIENNKIIGNIQADWIGGLYNKFTYKALSLGVLIDVKKGGDVYSLDQAFGQYTGLTQNTAGLNDLGNPVRNSIADGGGIILPGYNEDGTVNTTRIETNGVEMAYGYSVNPNKAFMYDAGFVKLREVALSYSLPTRFLDNTMVKSLSISLLGNNLWIIDKSLPDADPEAGASSGNVQGYQSGVMPTTKVYSFNIKASF; translated from the coding sequence ATGAAACCAAGATTAAAGATTTTAGCAGCGTTCTTTGCAATGCTCTTTGTGCAGCTCTCGTTTGCACAATCTATCACAGTATCTGGAAAAGTAGTTGATGGCGATAATCTACCCCTACCAGGAGTAGGAGTCGTGATTAAAGGAACTACTACAGGAGTTAACAGTGATATTGACGGTAATTTCCGTATTGACGCAATGCCTACGCAGACATTGCAATTTTCTTACATTGGGATGGCTTCAAAAGAAGTTTTAGCTCGTAATGCAAGTACAACTATTAAAATGGTAGATGATGCTATCGCTCTAGAAGGAGTGGTTGTTACTGCCTTGGGTATCACAAGAGATAAAAAATCTCTAGGCTATTCAGCACAAAAAGTTTCTGCCGAAGAAGTAAACGCAGTTCCTACCGATAACTTCCTAAACAATCTTTCAGGGAAAGTTGCGGGATTGGAAATTAGAGCGAACTCGAATTTTGGTGGTTCAACAAACATCGTTCTACGTGGTAGTAAGTCTATTACAGGTAATAACCAAGCATTAATGGTGGTTGATGGTGTGCCAGTTTCAAATGCGAATTTGAATACTGCAGGAGCTGCAAACTCTAGAGGTGGATATGACTTTGGTAACTCTGCATCAGACATTGATCCAAATAATATCGAATCTGTTACAGTGCTTAAAGGTGCTGCTGCAACGGCTCTTTACGGTAGTGCTGCATCAAATGGTGCTATCATGATTACTACTAAAAAAGGAAAATTGAATTCAGGTTTGGGAATCAGTTTTAGTTCTACAACATCTGTTGGTAAATATGATAAAGACACTTTTATCAAGTATCAAAAACAGTATGGTGCCAACGGGTATAGTGGAGCAAATGACTCTTTTTACCCTGCTGATGTAAATGGTGATGGTATCGATGACTTAATTGTTGACATGACTGCCGATTCATCATTTGGTAATGCTTTTGATCCTAGTTTAATGGTATACCAATGGAATGCTTTTGCTCCAGGAAATGCCAATTTTGGCAAGCCAACTCCTTGGGTTGCTGGCGCTAATGATCCAGGACATTTCTTCCAAGATTCTTTCTCTGTAGTAAACAATATCAACTTTAGTGGTGGTGATGACAAAGGAACTTTCAACTTTGGATACACAAATAATAACTCAAGTGGTATTCTTCCAAATAGTACTTTGAACAAAAATAATATTAGTGGTAATTTTTCAAGAAAATTATCTGATAAATGGGATATTACTGCCTTTACAACTTTTACAGATCAGAGCACGGTAGGTAGAAATAGTGTTGGATACGGTGATAATATTATTGGAAACTTCCGTCAGTGGTGGCAAACCAACGTTGATATGGAAGAGTTAAAACAAGAATACTTCAGAAACAAGCAAAACGTTTCTTGGAATATGTCAGATCCTTTGTCAGGTGATTTCTCTCCAGCTTATTGGAATAACCCTTACTTTGACCGTTACGAAAATTACCAATCTGATGAGCACACACGTTTGCTTTTGGGTGCTAATTTAACTTACAAAATCACAGATAACTTAAACATTTTAGGTCGTGTAACTGTAGATAATTCAAATGACAGACAAGAATACAGAAAAGCAATTGGAAGTCATCCAGAAGAATTTGGTATCAATGCAATTGATGAATCTTCAGGATACAGATTGTATACGAGAAGTTTCTTACAAACTACTTACGACATGATCGCTAATTACGACTTTACAGTTGGAGATTTTGGTGGTAAAGCTTTAGTTGGAGGTACTTTTATTAAATCTAAATTGGATTCATTTGAAGGAAATACAACTGGTGGTCTTATCGCTCCAGGATTATACACACTTTCAAATTCAAAAGTATTTGTTGCTCCAGATGAATCTGAAGTAAACTATGAAAAACAAGGTTTCTACGGACAATTGTCTCTTGATTATTTGAAGACTTTCTACCTAGAGGGAACTTACAGAGTTGATGGAACTACTGCTTTGTCAATTAACAACAATAGCTACCCTTACTACTCTGTTGGAGCAAGTGTTATTCTTTCAGAATACATCAAGCAAGATTGGTTATCTAACTTGAAACTTCGTGCAAGTTATGCAGAAGTAGGAAATGACCCTAATGCGCGTCGATTAGGTGCAAAAATCAATAATGGATTACTTGGAGACAATCTTCTTTTCGGTAACAGTTCAGTTTACGTAGATTTTGAAAACTTAAAACCAGAAAATCAGATTGCAACAGAATTTGGTTTAGAAGCTTCATTATTCAGAAACCGTCTTGTATTTGATGCGTCGATTTACAAATCATCTACACAAGATCAAATCTTTAATGTACCACAGTCTACATCAACTGGTTTTAGTTTTTCTCAAATTAACGCAGGTGAGTTGGAAAATAAAGGTGTTGAAGTTAGTATCTCTGGTTCGCCAATTAAAACAGCAGATTTTGAATGGATGATTCGTGCAAACTGGTCACAAAACAAAAACGTTGTAAAATCGCTTAATGCGGGAAGAGACAACTTACAATTAGCATCTTTCCAAGGTGGTATGTCTCTTAATGCTTACGTAGGCGAGCCTTACGGAACGTTTTTAGGAAGTGATTATTCTTACGATGACAATGGAAACAAACTTGTAGACGAAGATGGATTATATATCATCGAAAACAATAAAATCATTGGAAATATTCAGGCAGATTGGATTGGTGGTCTTTACAACAAATTTACTTACAAAGCACTTTCTCTAGGAGTATTGATTGATGTTAAAAAAGGTGGAGATGTTTATTCACTAGATCAAGCATTTGGACAGTACACAGGACTGACACAAAATACTGCAGGTCTAAATGACTTAGGAAATCCAGTTCGTAATTCTATCGCAGATGGTGGAGGTATTATCTTGCCAGGTTATAACGAAGATGGAACAGTAAACACTACTCGTATTGAGACAAACGGTGTTGAAATGGCTTACGGATATTCTGTAAATCCAAACAAAGCATTCATGTACGATGCTGGTTTTGTAAAACTAAGAGAAGTAGCACTATCTTACTCTCTACCTACTAGATTTCTAGACAATACAATGGTGAAATCACTATCGATAAGCTTATTGGGTAACAATCTTTGGATAATTGACAAAAGTCTTCCAGACGCAGATCCAGAAGCTGGAGCTTCATCAGGAAACGTACAAGGATACCAATCAGGAGTGATGCCAACTACAAAAGTTTATTCATTTAATATTAAAGCAAGTTTCTAA
- the rpsG gene encoding 30S ribosomal protein S7 — protein sequence MRKRAAKKRPLLPDPRFNDQLVTRFVNNLMWDGKKSTAFKVFYDAIDIIESKKQDDEKSSLEIWKDALTNVMPHVEVRSRRVGGATFQIPMQIRPDRKISMAMKWLILYARRRNEKSMAQRLASECLAAAKEEGAAVKKRMDTHKMAEANKAFSHFRF from the coding sequence ATGAGAAAAAGAGCAGCAAAGAAGAGGCCACTTCTTCCAGATCCAAGGTTTAACGACCAATTGGTAACACGTTTTGTGAATAACTTAATGTGGGATGGAAAAAAATCAACAGCTTTTAAAGTATTTTATGATGCAATTGACATTATCGAATCAAAAAAGCAAGATGACGAGAAATCATCATTAGAAATTTGGAAAGATGCTTTAACAAACGTTATGCCTCACGTAGAAGTACGTAGTCGTAGAGTTGGTGGAGCTACGTTCCAAATCCCTATGCAAATTAGACCAGACAGAAAAATCTCTATGGCAATGAAGTGGTTAATACTTTACGCTAGAAGAAGAAATGAGAAATCTATGGCTCAAAGACTTGCATCTGAATGTTTAGCTGCGGCTAAAGAAGAAGGTGCTGCAGTTAAAAAGAGAATGGATACTCATAAGATGGCTGAAGCAAACAAAGCATTCTCTCACTTTAGATTTTAA
- a CDS encoding SusD/RagB family nutrient-binding outer membrane lipoprotein, with amino-acid sequence MKKIKYTIAAFSLFLAIGCTSEDANFNDDKDRAYDVPAETLVANAQFELASQMTTSSVNLSPFRYFTQYWAQTQYFQESRYNLTQRNIPVNLWNNLYRDVLGNLTTAETVIDKESKSDLQTQAEFTAQQANKKAIIELMKVYTFQVLVDSFGDIPYSEALDPTNVLPKYDDDAVIYPDLLVRVNNALAILDPSAASFASGDGIYNGDVAGWIEFANSLKVKIGINLADVNSALAKTAIESAVTAGVITDNSQNAALVFSSGPPNYNPLHADLEASGRNDYVASATIVNALIDLEDPRLAVYFRPVGNEGSTYIGGVNGVANLAQFFSGIGNALRAPDLAAQLFEATEMNFYLAEAAERGYAVGGSAESFYNDAITSSFEFWGLSTSAATAYLAKPEVAYTTADGDWKKKIGTQAWLALFNRPFEAWTSIRRLDQPEIIAPSNAVAAAQGKMPKRLTYPSSEVTVNKANLDAAKIAIGGDKLQTKIFWDIN; translated from the coding sequence ATGAAAAAGATAAAATATACCATAGCAGCCTTCTCGCTATTCCTTGCTATAGGATGTACAAGTGAGGATGCCAATTTTAATGATGACAAAGACAGAGCTTATGATGTGCCTGCTGAAACTCTAGTTGCAAATGCGCAATTTGAGCTTGCTAGCCAGATGACAACGTCTAGTGTTAACTTAAGTCCATTTAGATACTTTACTCAATACTGGGCTCAAACACAATACTTTCAAGAATCACGTTACAATCTTACACAGAGAAATATTCCTGTGAATTTATGGAACAACTTATATCGTGATGTTCTTGGAAACTTAACAACTGCAGAAACTGTTATTGATAAAGAATCTAAATCTGATTTGCAAACTCAAGCAGAATTCACTGCTCAACAGGCAAATAAGAAAGCGATTATCGAACTGATGAAAGTGTATACTTTTCAAGTATTAGTGGATTCATTTGGAGACATTCCTTATTCAGAAGCATTAGATCCTACTAACGTGTTACCAAAGTATGACGATGATGCAGTAATCTATCCAGATTTACTAGTTCGTGTAAATAATGCACTTGCTATTCTTGATCCATCTGCAGCTTCTTTCGCGTCAGGTGATGGAATTTACAACGGTGATGTTGCAGGTTGGATTGAATTTGCTAACTCTCTAAAAGTAAAAATCGGAATCAACCTAGCAGACGTTAATAGCGCATTAGCTAAGACCGCAATCGAAAGTGCAGTTACTGCAGGAGTTATTACAGATAACTCTCAAAATGCAGCACTTGTATTTTCTAGTGGACCACCAAATTACAATCCTTTACATGCTGATCTTGAAGCTAGTGGACGTAATGATTATGTGGCTTCTGCAACAATTGTGAATGCACTTATTGATCTTGAAGATCCAAGGCTAGCAGTATACTTTAGACCTGTTGGAAATGAAGGTTCAACTTATATCGGGGGTGTAAACGGTGTTGCAAATTTAGCACAGTTTTTCTCAGGAATTGGAAATGCATTAAGAGCTCCAGATCTAGCAGCTCAACTATTTGAAGCTACAGAAATGAATTTCTACTTAGCTGAGGCAGCAGAAAGAGGTTACGCAGTAGGTGGTTCAGCAGAATCATTTTACAATGATGCAATTACTAGTTCTTTTGAATTTTGGGGATTATCTACGTCAGCTGCTACAGCTTACCTAGCAAAACCTGAAGTTGCTTACACTACAGCAGATGGAGATTGGAAGAAAAAAATTGGTACTCAAGCGTGGTTAGCGTTATTTAACCGTCCTTTTGAAGCTTGGACTTCTATTAGAAGACTTGATCAACCGGAAATTATCGCTCCATCTAATGCCGTAGCTGCGGCTCAAGGTAAAATGCCAAAACGATTAACTTATCCTTCTTCAGAAGTTACAGTTAATAAAGCAAATCTTGATGCAGCTAAAATTGCAATCGGAGGAGACAAACTTCAAACAAAAATTTTCTGGGATATTAATTAA
- a CDS encoding BamA/TamA family outer membrane protein: MKNTFYILLFLLTYLQCYSQKYQYTIEANSKTEQKVIDSLNYQKIHTSKKSLQQTSDKLVNNLKELGYINAILSNYSISNDTLANAKAELNTQIKYVLIYKDTISTKNKNINRDSIMIPFASVSSYLQSYTKSLELQGYSMAKVKLSQFRESGKTLITNLVVEKGRTRKINEIVLNYKSFPKGHQNNIERLFKNLTFTQNNVEKIKKEFDKLPFVQQTKNPEILFTTDTTKVYIYLEKANSNKFDGIVGFSNDEESGKLLFNGYVDLELNNALKTGETFILYWKSDGQKQTTFKSSIELPYIFKTPFALKASLNIFKQDSTFQNTKTSAEVGYYFSYNKRFFAGYQSTESSDIQNLNSSILKDYKSTFFTASFEYSDYRPEFDLFKNKTVVTIKSGIGNRTSLTERIPQLFIETNIENNFYLNNKNVVWIKNTNYFLQSKEYIVGELYRFGGSRSVRGFAENLLQANLALLLATEYRYLLSPTLYAHSILDYGFYSDDTQIVSRDNSNSLVGVGLGFGIVSKIGLFNLSYANGFLTNQSLSSKNSIVHISFNTTF; encoded by the coding sequence TTGAAAAATACCTTTTACATTCTCCTGTTTCTACTAACCTACTTGCAATGCTACTCGCAGAAGTATCAATATACTATTGAGGCCAATAGCAAAACGGAACAAAAAGTAATCGACTCTTTAAACTATCAGAAAATACATACGTCCAAAAAGAGCTTGCAACAAACTTCTGATAAACTAGTAAATAATTTAAAAGAATTAGGCTATATCAATGCGATATTGTCAAATTATTCAATTAGCAACGATACCTTGGCGAATGCAAAAGCGGAGTTAAATACTCAAATTAAATATGTCCTTATATATAAGGACACAATTTCGACCAAAAACAAAAATATCAATAGAGATTCCATTATGATTCCCTTTGCATCTGTATCTTCTTATTTACAGAGTTACACAAAATCACTGGAACTCCAAGGTTATTCGATGGCCAAAGTTAAGTTGAGTCAATTTCGCGAAAGCGGAAAAACATTGATTACCAATCTAGTTGTAGAAAAGGGCCGCACACGTAAAATAAATGAAATAGTACTAAATTATAAAAGCTTCCCGAAAGGTCATCAAAATAATATAGAGCGACTTTTTAAGAATCTCACTTTTACACAAAACAACGTTGAGAAAATTAAAAAGGAATTTGATAAACTCCCATTTGTGCAACAAACAAAAAACCCCGAAATTTTATTTACAACCGACACCACCAAGGTTTATATTTATCTAGAAAAAGCAAATTCTAATAAGTTTGATGGAATTGTTGGGTTTTCTAACGACGAAGAGTCTGGTAAATTACTTTTTAATGGTTACGTCGATTTAGAACTGAACAATGCTTTGAAAACTGGAGAAACTTTTATTTTGTATTGGAAAAGCGATGGTCAAAAACAAACTACCTTTAAAAGCAGCATTGAATTACCCTACATTTTTAAAACCCCATTTGCTTTAAAAGCTAGTTTAAATATTTTCAAGCAAGACAGTACTTTTCAAAACACCAAAACATCAGCCGAGGTAGGATACTACTTTTCTTACAACAAACGATTTTTTGCTGGCTATCAATCTACCGAGTCAAGTGATATTCAAAATTTGAATAGTAGTATTTTAAAAGACTATAAAAGCACCTTTTTCACTGCTTCATTTGAATATAGCGATTATAGGCCGGAGTTTGATTTGTTTAAGAATAAAACTGTAGTGACCATAAAAAGTGGAATCGGGAACCGTACATCATTGACAGAAAGAATTCCGCAACTATTTATCGAAACTAACATCGAAAATAATTTTTACCTCAATAACAAAAATGTTGTTTGGATCAAAAACACAAATTATTTCCTACAAAGTAAAGAATATATCGTGGGAGAATTATATCGTTTTGGTGGCAGCCGAAGTGTTCGAGGTTTTGCAGAGAATTTACTACAAGCAAATTTAGCTTTACTATTAGCGACAGAATATCGCTACTTACTTTCCCCTACCCTATATGCGCACTCCATCCTTGACTATGGATTTTATTCAGATGACACTCAAATCGTTAGCAGAGACAATAGTAATTCGTTAGTTGGAGTAGGATTAGGATTTGGGATAGTAAGCAAAATTGGATTATTTAACTTATCGTATGCCAACGGTTTTTTAACAAATCAGTCTCTAAGTAGTAAGAATTCAATAGTGCATATAAGTTTTAACACTACCTTTTAA